GCCGGCAGCAACATGGCGTTCCACGCCATCGCCCAGGTGATCTGCGACAGCGGCTCGGAGGTGATCCTGCCGCTGCCCTACTACTTCAATCACGTGATGGCGATCCAGCTGGCGGGTGGTCGGCCCCTGACCGTGGACGCCGGCCTGATCCCCGACCCCGAGCGCCTGGCCGCCGCCATCACGCCGCGGACCCGGGCGATCGTGACCGTGTCACCCAACAACCCCAGCGGCGCGGTGATGCCCAGGCCGGTGATGGAGGCGATCAATGCCCTCTGCGCCCACCACGGCCTGCTGCACATCGCCGACGAGGCCTACGCCCTGTTCGTGCATGGCCGCGAACCCCATTGGAGTCCCGGCTCTCTTCCGGGCAGTGGGGCCCACACGGTGACCCTGCAGACCCTCTCCAAGGCGTATGGCATGGCCGGCTGGCGGCTGGGCTTCATGGCGGTGCCGCGTCAGCTGGCCGAGGCCCTGGCCAAGGTGCAGGACACCGTGCTGATCTGTCCGCCACGGCTAATGCAGCGGGCGGCGGTGGCGGCCCTGCGCGCCGGCCCGGCCTGGTGTGCCCCGCGCATCGGTGCACTGCAGCATCGGCGCCGTCAGCTGCTTGACGCCGTGGCCCGGGCCCGGCAGGAGGGGCTGCCCGTGCGGCTGCTGGGTGACCCGGACGGGGCGTTCTACGGGCTTCTGGCCGTGGAGCCGGGGCGCTCGGCGGGAGCATCCCGGGCGGCTGGAGCAACCGTGCCGGCCGGTCGCGGTCTGGCCCTGATGCGGCGGCTGGTGCTGGAGCACCGGGTGGCCACCATCGCGGGCGAGTGCTTCGGTCTCGAGGGCGGGGTCGCGGGGCTGCCGGTGGATGGCGCCGTTCTTCGGATCAGCTACGGGCTGTTGTCCGCCTCCGAGCTGGAGGAGGCCCTGCGGCGTCTGTTTTCCGGCGTGCGGGCACTGCTGCGGCAGCGGTCCGAGCAGTAGCGCACCTCCTCCCAGACGGCCTTCCACTTGCGGCGCCACTGGAAGGGGCGGCCGCAGAAGGCGCAGAGCTTGGTGGGGCGGTCCTGGTGGTGGGGCATGGAGGCCGAGGGCTTCATGCCGCCGGGGCGGCTGGGGGCAGCGTGCCCCACCGTCCCATGAACGGCCAGCGCAGAACGAGGGCCTCGCTGCCCTGGCCTGGCCACAGCGGCTCCAGGCTCTCCTGAAGGGGGCTGAGCAGGTCGAGGCCATCGCCGCGGCTGCGCTGCACCGCGGAGGTGGTGCCGAGATGGGCTATCAGCTCGGGGAGCGTCCAGTGGCGCTCGATCCAGAGGTCGGAGGGGAAGGGCTCTTCCCGGGCCGGGAAGGGCAGAGTGCGGTAGGCGGTGTCCACCCAGGCGCAGGACGGGGCCCACCAGGGGGCCAGGGTGACGGTGCGGAAGTGCTCGAGGGCCTGCTGCAGGTCCGGATGCGCCAGCGTGAGCGGTAGGTAGCCGATCCAGGCCAGCAGGGCTCCCGGTCTGGCCACGCGCCGCACCTCGACGTTGAAGCGCTCAGGTCAAACCAGTGCAGCGCCGCCGCCACAACCACCGCGTCGACGCTGGCCGGCGCGAGGCCGCTGGCCTCGGCCCTGGCCTGGCGATAGCGCACCAAGGGATGGGCGCGGGCGGCCGCGAGCTGATCGGCGCTGGCATCGGTGGCGATCACGGCGAGGTTCCCGGCGGCCAGATCAAGAGCGGCCTGGCCGCTGCCGCAGCCGCAGTCCCACACCACGGCCCCGGCGGGCAGGCGTGCGGCGAAAGCGTCTAAAAAGCGGGGGGGTAGCTGATGCGATAGCGCGCATAAGCCGCCGCCCCCGCCCCGAACACTGCGCTCGGATCGCTGGGCTGGCTCATCCGCGGCGCTCCCAGATCAGGATCCGGTTGTTGGCCGGCATCGCCACATCTGCCCGTGACTCCAATCCGTGCTCGCCTGCCAGGCCGTGCAGGTCCACCGTGTCGCGGACCCCCATGGCCGGATCCAGGCTGCGCAGATGGGCGTCGAAGGCCGCATTGCTCTCCGCCGTGTGCACGCCGTTGTCGCAGAAGGGGCCGTAGAGCAGCAGCAGGCCGCCCGGGCCCAGCACCCGGGCACTGCCGGCGATGAGGGCCGCCACGGCGGTTTCAGCCATGATGTGGGCGGTGTTGGCGCTGAACACCGCGTCGTAGGGGCCGGCCGGCCAGGCGTGGTCGTCGTCCACGCTGAGGGTCAGGGCCGGCAGCAGCCGGGACCCGGGGGCGGGCCGTAACGCCCCCTCCAGCGCGATCCGCTCCTGCAGGGGATCCAGGCCGGCGGCCTGGTCGCTCGGCTGCCAGGTGAGCCCAGGCAGCTGCTGGGTGAAGAACACGCCATGCTGACCGCTGCCGGAACCGACCTCCAGCACGGTGATCCCGGCTGGGGGGCTTCCGGCTGGCAACCACTGGCGCAGCACCGCCAGGATCGGTTCCCGGTTGCGTTCACAGGCCGGAGAGAACAGCATCGCCGTGGTTGAGAGGGGGGCGGCTTCAGCCGTCCAGTCCGCTCCGCAGCGTGGAGCAGAACCGGCCGGCGGCGGCGCCCACATCGTTCCCATCGGCATGGGCTGCGGCCATCACCTTCACCAGGGCGCTGCCCACGATGGCGCCGTCGGCGCCCCAGTCGCGCACCTGCCGTGCCTGCTCGGGTCCCGAGATTCCGAAGCCCACCGCCACCGGCGTATCCCCCTGGGCCTTGAGCTGCTGCACCAGGGGCCCCACGCGGGATTCCAGGCTGCTGCGCACGCCCGTCACGCCGGTGACACTCACCAGATAGGTGAAGCCTCGGCTGGCATGGTGAATCCGCACCATGCGCTCGGCGGGCGTGGTGGGGGCCACCAGCAGCACCAGATCCAGCCCTTCCGCGGTGGCGATGCCGGAGAGTTTCTCCGCCTCCTCCAGGGGCAGATCCGGCACCACCAGTCCGGCGGCCCCGGCGGCGGCAGCGTCGCGGCAGAAGGCCTCCATGCCCCGGTTGAGCAGGGGATTGCTGTAGGTGAACAGCACCACAGGCAGCGTGAGTTCCCCCCGAAGCCCCGCCAGCATCTCCAGGACCCCGGCCGGGGTGGTGGCGGCGGCCAGAGCCCGGCTGGCGGCGGCCTGGATCACGGGCCCATCAGCGAGCGGGTCGCTGTAGGGAATGCCCAGCTCCACCAGGTCGGCTCCGGCGGCCTGCAGGGCCAGCAGGGTGGATCGGGTGGTGGCCAGGTCGGGATCGCCCGCCATCAGGAAGGGCATCAGGGCACAGCGGCCCTGCCCCCGCAGCTGGTTGAAACGCTCTTGGATCGGGGTGGGAGCGGCGGACACAGCGGCGGATGGGCTTCGGCCAGTGAGCCTATGCCTCGCCCTGGGCGGGGCTGCCCTCAGGCTCGGCCGGCAGCTGGCCGGTTTCGCGCAGCAGCCGCAGCTGCTCGT
This sequence is a window from Cyanobium sp. PCC 7001. Protein-coding genes within it:
- a CDS encoding DUF2256 domain-containing protein, coding for MKPSASMPHHQDRPTKLCAFCGRPFQWRRKWKAVWEEVRYCSDRCRSSARTPENRRRRASSSSEADNSP
- a CDS encoding DUF938 domain-containing protein → MLFSPACERNREPILAVLRQWLPAGSPPAGITVLEVGSGSGQHGVFFTQQLPGLTWQPSDQAAGLDPLQERIALEGALRPAPGSRLLPALTLSVDDDHAWPAGPYDAVFSANTAHIMAETAVAALIAGSARVLGPGGLLLLYGPFCDNGVHTAESNAAFDAHLRSLDPAMGVRDTVDLHGLAGEHGLESRADVAMPANNRILIWERRG
- a CDS encoding aminotransferase class I/II-fold pyridoxal phosphate-dependent enzyme; amino-acid sequence: MLSGNGGLPGGPGPAARLAGVLSPVIPELAALVSRTPGTLSLAQGMVGWGPPKAVAEAVVHAVDPAMAEATPGASGSGASLDRYGAVAGDPELLAAIAASFTTHHGLDLQASTLMVTAGSNMAFHAIAQVICDSGSEVILPLPYYFNHVMAIQLAGGRPLTVDAGLIPDPERLAAAITPRTRAIVTVSPNNPSGAVMPRPVMEAINALCAHHGLLHIADEAYALFVHGREPHWSPGSLPGSGAHTVTLQTLSKAYGMAGWRLGFMAVPRQLAEALAKVQDTVLICPPRLMQRAAVAALRAGPAWCAPRIGALQHRRRQLLDAVARARQEGLPVRLLGDPDGAFYGLLAVEPGRSAGASRAAGATVPAGRGLALMRRLVLEHRVATIAGECFGLEGGVAGLPVDGAVLRISYGLLSASELEEALRRLFSGVRALLRQRSEQ
- the trpA gene encoding tryptophan synthase subunit alpha, with product MSAAPTPIQERFNQLRGQGRCALMPFLMAGDPDLATTRSTLLALQAAGADLVELGIPYSDPLADGPVIQAAASRALAAATTPAGVLEMLAGLRGELTLPVVLFTYSNPLLNRGMEAFCRDAAAAGAAGLVVPDLPLEEAEKLSGIATAEGLDLVLLVAPTTPAERMVRIHHASRGFTYLVSVTGVTGVRSSLESRVGPLVQQLKAQGDTPVAVGFGISGPEQARQVRDWGADGAIVGSALVKVMAAAHADGNDVGAAAGRFCSTLRSGLDG